In Burkholderia sp. WP9, a genomic segment contains:
- the gsiC gene encoding glutathione ABC transporter permease GsiC: MLNFLVKRLFGLLPTLFIVAVLVFLFVHLLPGDPARLAAGPDADEATVALVRADLGLNKPMPQQFANFFVKIAHGDFGISTRSKRPVSQEIGERFMPTLLLTLASMVWAVVLGMGIGIVSAVWRNRWPDRLGMTLAVSGISFPAFALGMLLMEIFSVKLGWLPIVGDGSWQSYVLPSLTLGAAVAAVMARFTRASFVEVMNEDFVRTARAKGVPERLVIVKHCLRNAMIPVITMMGLQFGFLLGGSIVVEVVFNWPGLGRLLVDAVSMRDYPVIQAEVLLFSLEFIIINLVVDVLYAVINPTIRFK, from the coding sequence ATGCTGAACTTTCTCGTCAAACGTCTCTTTGGCCTGCTGCCGACGCTCTTCATCGTCGCCGTGCTGGTGTTCCTGTTCGTGCATCTGTTGCCGGGCGATCCGGCGCGGCTCGCCGCCGGTCCCGATGCGGACGAGGCGACGGTCGCGCTGGTGCGTGCCGACCTCGGCCTGAACAAGCCGATGCCGCAGCAGTTTGCCAACTTCTTCGTGAAGATCGCGCACGGCGATTTCGGCATCTCGACGCGCAGCAAGCGCCCGGTCAGCCAGGAAATCGGCGAGCGCTTCATGCCGACGCTGCTGCTCACGCTTGCCAGCATGGTGTGGGCGGTCGTGCTGGGCATGGGCATCGGCATCGTCTCCGCGGTGTGGCGTAACCGTTGGCCGGACCGGCTCGGCATGACGCTCGCGGTGTCGGGTATTTCGTTTCCCGCCTTCGCGCTAGGCATGCTGCTGATGGAAATTTTTTCGGTGAAGCTCGGCTGGCTGCCGATTGTCGGCGACGGTTCGTGGCAGAGCTACGTGCTGCCGTCGCTCACGCTCGGCGCGGCGGTTGCGGCGGTGATGGCGCGCTTCACCCGCGCGTCGTTCGTCGAAGTGATGAATGAAGATTTCGTGCGCACCGCGCGCGCCAAGGGCGTGCCTGAACGCCTCGTGATCGTCAAACATTGCCTGCGTAACGCGATGATCCCCGTCATTACGATGATGGGCCTGCAATTCGGCTTTCTGCTGGGCGGCTCGATCGTGGTCGAAGTGGTGTTCAACTGGCCGGGCCTCGGACGCCTGCTGGTGGATGCCGTGTCGATGCGTGACTATCCGGTGATTCAGGCCGAAGTGCTGTTGTTCTCGCTGGAATTCATCATTATCAATCTGGTCGTGGACGTGCTGTACGCCGTGATCAACCCGACTATCCGTTTCAAGTGA
- a CDS encoding YkgJ family cysteine cluster protein, with protein sequence MCEISKNAVKGESAFHVADHACRPDCGACCIAPSISSPIPGMPNGKPAGVRCVQLGDDLRCAIFGRPERPACCSGLQPQTEMCGTSRGDALAWLTQLEAQTQPYVQPSAR encoded by the coding sequence GTGTGTGAAATCTCGAAAAACGCGGTGAAAGGCGAGTCCGCGTTCCATGTGGCCGATCATGCGTGCCGCCCCGATTGCGGCGCGTGCTGTATTGCGCCGTCGATTTCGAGTCCCATTCCGGGCATGCCGAACGGTAAGCCGGCCGGCGTGCGCTGCGTACAACTCGGCGACGACCTGCGCTGCGCGATCTTCGGCCGGCCGGAGCGGCCGGCGTGCTGTTCCGGTTTGCAACCGCAGACGGAAATGTGCGGCACGAGTCGCGGCGACGCACTCGCGTGGCTCACGCAACTCGAAGCTCAGACTCAACCGTACGTTCAACCGTCGGCCCGCTGA
- a CDS encoding DUF1439 domain-containing protein, whose protein sequence is MTRPAAPARRRFLLAALTGSSALGITVSLAACATPTFPFIPSHYTFSQQQVQDAVQRKFPYQRTVSQVFEVALANPVVGFLPDANRVSVKLDARFASPFMPQPVDGVFMLSSELAYDAASKSVVLRSPNVDNVSVSGQAQAYTQQINAAAGLLATQLLANYPIYTFKPEQLQFAGVNYEPGTITILTNGIRVQIVEK, encoded by the coding sequence ATGACTCGACCCGCTGCGCCGGCCCGGCGCCGCTTCCTGCTTGCCGCGCTGACAGGCTCCAGCGCGCTCGGCATCACCGTTTCGCTTGCGGCCTGCGCAACGCCGACTTTTCCGTTCATCCCTTCGCACTACACGTTCTCGCAGCAGCAGGTGCAGGACGCGGTGCAGCGCAAATTCCCGTATCAACGCACCGTCTCGCAGGTGTTCGAAGTCGCGCTGGCCAACCCCGTGGTCGGTTTTCTGCCGGATGCAAACCGCGTCTCGGTGAAGCTCGACGCACGCTTCGCCAGTCCCTTCATGCCGCAGCCGGTGGATGGCGTGTTCATGCTGTCGAGCGAACTGGCCTACGACGCCGCCAGCAAATCGGTCGTGCTCAGGTCGCCGAACGTCGACAACGTCAGCGTGAGCGGGCAGGCGCAGGCCTATACGCAGCAGATCAATGCCGCGGCGGGGCTGCTCGCCACGCAGTTGCTGGCCAACTATCCGATCTACACCTTCAAGCCTGAACAGCTGCAATTTGCCGGTGTGAATTACGAACCCGGTACAATTACCATCCTTACAAACGGCATACGCGTACAAATCGTCGAAAAATGA
- the hemN gene encoding oxygen-independent coproporphyrinogen III oxidase, with translation MSTDNTLFRPDLLAKYSANGPRYTSYPTALQFRDDFDPADYLRAAADPGASSTDLSLYFHIPFCDTVCFYCGCNKVATKNRAHARPYLDQLKREIALQAACFDTRRPVSQLHWGGGTPTFLSHDETAELMAATREHFTLLPDAEAEYSIEVDPREASPETIAHLRKLGFNRLSLGVQDFDPVVQQAINRIQPLEMTASVMQAARDTGFHSIGVDLIYGLPHQTVESFSRTLDTMIELAPDRLSVFAYAHMPQLFKMQRQMDPATLPSPDARLAILQRVVERLTGAGYVYIGMDHFALPTDELARAQAQRTLHRNFQGYSTRADCDLIGFGASSIGKVGDVYAQNAKDLPGYAAAVDSGKLAIARGVRLTADDRLRRDVITQLMCNLELRFDEFEAAYGIRFANAFEPELERLRGFEEDGLVSLGARKLEVRMAGRMLVRNIAMVFDRYLGQQALERFSRTV, from the coding sequence ATGTCCACCGACAACACGCTGTTCCGCCCCGACCTGCTCGCCAAATACAGCGCGAACGGCCCACGGTATACGTCCTATCCGACCGCCCTGCAGTTCCGCGACGATTTCGATCCGGCCGACTATTTGCGCGCCGCTGCGGACCCGGGCGCATCGTCGACGGATCTCTCGCTGTATTTCCACATTCCGTTCTGCGACACCGTGTGTTTCTACTGCGGCTGCAATAAGGTCGCCACAAAAAACCGCGCCCACGCCCGTCCGTACCTCGATCAGTTGAAGCGCGAGATAGCCTTGCAGGCGGCCTGTTTCGACACGCGGCGTCCGGTATCGCAACTACATTGGGGCGGCGGCACGCCGACGTTTCTGTCGCACGATGAGACGGCCGAACTGATGGCCGCCACGCGTGAGCATTTCACACTGCTGCCCGACGCCGAAGCCGAGTATTCGATCGAAGTCGATCCGCGCGAAGCGTCGCCCGAGACGATCGCGCATTTGCGCAAGCTCGGCTTCAACCGGCTGAGCCTCGGCGTGCAGGATTTCGATCCGGTCGTGCAGCAGGCCATCAACCGTATTCAACCGCTCGAGATGACCGCGTCGGTCATGCAGGCCGCGCGCGACACCGGCTTTCACTCGATCGGCGTCGATCTGATTTATGGGTTGCCGCATCAAACGGTCGAGAGCTTCAGCCGCACGCTCGACACGATGATCGAACTCGCGCCCGATCGCCTCTCGGTATTCGCCTATGCCCACATGCCGCAACTCTTCAAGATGCAACGGCAGATGGACCCCGCCACACTGCCCTCGCCTGATGCCCGGCTCGCGATCCTGCAGCGCGTGGTCGAACGTCTGACGGGCGCGGGCTATGTGTACATCGGTATGGATCACTTCGCGCTGCCCACCGACGAACTCGCGCGCGCCCAGGCGCAGCGAACCTTGCATCGCAACTTCCAGGGCTACAGCACGCGAGCCGACTGCGATCTGATCGGCTTCGGCGCATCGTCGATCGGCAAGGTCGGCGACGTCTACGCGCAAAACGCCAAAGACCTGCCTGGCTATGCGGCGGCGGTCGATTCAGGCAAGCTCGCCATCGCGCGCGGTGTGCGCCTGACCGCCGACGACCGTCTGCGCCGCGACGTGATCACCCAACTGATGTGCAACCTGGAGTTGCGCTTCGATGAATTCGAAGCGGCATATGGGATCCGCTTCGCCAACGCGTTCGAGCCGGAGCTGGAGCGTTTGCGCGGCTTCGAAGAGGACGGCCTGGTGTCGCTCGGCGCGCGTAAGCTCGAAGTGCGGATGGCCGGCCGCATGCTCGTACGCAACATCGCGATGGTGTTCGACCGTTACCTCGGCCAACAGGCACTCGAACGGTTTTCGCGTACGGTGTGA
- a CDS encoding M55 family metallopeptidase yields MKVLISADIEGIAGVFHPEQTRAGNGEYEAARRWMTLEANAAIEGAFAGGATQVWVNDSHGGFRNLLPDLLDARAQVVLGKPRTLGMMAGLEYGAALVFMIGYHAMSQTHGILAHTINSFAFARVSLNGVEVGEAALYGALAEEYGARVALLSGDDVFAQETALRFPGARFVVTKHATGQASGVTQSPASARTAIESAAREVVQQHLADGHARESTRAEVKPMECELRVQTSGLADLFCQWPTLTRVDAVTLRFSAASAEHVVRMLNCLSAMSFMLR; encoded by the coding sequence ATGAAAGTCCTCATTTCCGCCGACATTGAAGGCATTGCCGGCGTGTTTCATCCTGAGCAAACGCGCGCGGGCAACGGCGAATACGAAGCCGCGCGCCGCTGGATGACGCTCGAAGCCAACGCCGCAATCGAAGGCGCGTTCGCCGGCGGCGCGACACAGGTGTGGGTCAACGACTCTCACGGGGGCTTTCGCAATCTGCTTCCGGACCTGCTCGATGCACGCGCTCAGGTGGTGCTCGGCAAGCCGCGCACGCTCGGCATGATGGCCGGGCTCGAATACGGCGCGGCGCTGGTCTTCATGATCGGCTATCACGCCATGTCGCAAACGCACGGCATCCTCGCGCACACGATCAACAGTTTTGCGTTCGCGCGCGTTTCGCTGAACGGCGTCGAGGTGGGCGAGGCGGCCCTATATGGCGCGCTGGCGGAAGAATATGGCGCACGCGTCGCGCTGTTATCCGGTGACGATGTGTTCGCGCAAGAAACCGCGCTGCGTTTTCCGGGCGCGCGTTTTGTCGTCACCAAGCACGCGACGGGGCAGGCAAGCGGCGTCACGCAATCGCCGGCAAGCGCTCGCACGGCCATAGAAAGTGCCGCGCGTGAGGTGGTTCAGCAGCATCTGGCCGACGGGCATGCGCGGGAATCCACACGCGCCGAAGTCAAGCCGATGGAATGCGAGTTGCGCGTGCAAACCAGCGGGCTCGCGGATCTGTTCTGCCAATGGCCGACGCTCACGCGCGTCGACGCGGTCACATTGCGCTTTAGCGCGGCGTCGGCGGAACACGTGGTGCGCATGCTGAATTGCCTGTCGGCGATGTCGTTCATGTTGCGCTGA
- a CDS encoding alpha/beta hydrolase — protein sequence MSPKRLLCAAAVCLCFPWAVALAQTNAPVAAPTAAPTVEPAAEPPSQPGMETAAPEAPAPATMAPAAPPAKAAAAPPSAAPMTGPVRNVVLVHGAFVDGSSWNGVVAKLQQKGYHVSSVQNPLTSLADDVAATRRVLARQEGPTMLVGHSWGGVVITEAGANAPNVAGLVYIAAIAPDLHESTVDLMKRAAPMPAGASIIKDPSGFLWLDRTKYHADFAADVPENLTRVLATAQVPIAATAFSETVSQVAWKEKPSWYVITTRDRAVSPEVERFMAERMGAKVVPMASSHLAPVSHAGAIADVIDRAARELSRQQ from the coding sequence ATGTCGCCCAAACGCCTGCTTTGCGCCGCTGCTGTGTGTCTCTGCTTTCCGTGGGCTGTTGCTCTCGCCCAAACCAACGCACCGGTCGCGGCACCCACTGCCGCGCCCACGGTGGAACCCGCTGCCGAGCCGCCGAGCCAGCCGGGCATGGAGACGGCCGCACCCGAAGCGCCGGCGCCTGCAACCATGGCGCCTGCCGCCCCGCCCGCCAAGGCCGCCGCCGCACCGCCTTCCGCCGCGCCCATGACCGGCCCGGTGCGCAACGTCGTACTGGTGCACGGCGCGTTCGTCGACGGATCGAGCTGGAATGGCGTGGTCGCCAAGCTGCAGCAGAAGGGCTATCACGTGAGTTCGGTGCAGAACCCGCTCACCTCCCTCGCCGACGATGTCGCCGCGACCCGCCGCGTCCTCGCGCGTCAGGAAGGTCCGACCATGCTGGTCGGGCACTCGTGGGGCGGCGTCGTGATCACCGAAGCGGGCGCGAACGCGCCGAACGTCGCCGGCCTCGTCTATATCGCGGCAATCGCGCCGGACCTGCACGAGTCGACCGTCGATCTGATGAAGCGCGCCGCGCCGATGCCCGCGGGCGCGAGCATCATCAAGGATCCGAGCGGCTTTCTCTGGCTCGACCGCACCAAATACCACGCCGACTTCGCGGCGGACGTTCCCGAGAACCTGACACGCGTGCTCGCCACCGCGCAGGTGCCGATCGCGGCGACGGCCTTCAGTGAAACGGTCAGTCAGGTCGCATGGAAGGAAAAGCCGTCGTGGTATGTGATCACGACGCGCGACCGGGCGGTCTCGCCGGAGGTCGAGAGATTCATGGCTGAGCGGATGGGCGCGAAAGTCGTGCCGATGGCGTCGAGCCACCTGGCTCCGGTGTCGCACGCAGGCGCGATTGCCGACGTGATCGATCGCGCGGCGCGTGAACTGAGCCGGCAGCAATAG
- a CDS encoding P1 family peptidase, which produces MNSPEFENAPHIGTLPAGPLGTIADVPGVTVGHCTLDEGAVQTGVTVIRPHRGDPFLDKVPAASSMINGFGKSIGLVQVEELGTLETPIALTNTFGVAAVAQAQIRAAVRANPRIGREWSTVNPVVFECNDGYLNDIQALAVTAQHFDDAYAAASANVASGSVGAGRGMSCFDLKGGIGNASRVASAAGRSYTVGALVLANFGRLPMLTIDGTPLGRVLAERAAKAEATALSATPATKPEQGSIIMIVATDAPLDARQLKRLSLRAAAGLARTGSVYGHGSGDIALAFSTAHTVPHGADFMTPPRLLADERLDPLFRACADSVEQAILDALWRAASVTGRDGHRRLSLRDSVPDLAQLLKRTP; this is translated from the coding sequence ATGAATTCGCCCGAGTTTGAAAACGCGCCGCATATCGGCACGTTGCCAGCAGGTCCGCTCGGCACCATTGCCGATGTGCCGGGCGTGACAGTCGGACACTGCACGCTCGATGAAGGCGCCGTGCAAACCGGCGTGACCGTGATCCGCCCGCATCGTGGCGATCCGTTTCTCGACAAGGTGCCCGCGGCGTCGTCGATGATCAACGGGTTCGGGAAAAGCATCGGGCTCGTGCAAGTGGAGGAACTCGGCACGCTGGAAACGCCGATTGCGTTGACCAATACATTCGGCGTCGCGGCCGTCGCGCAGGCGCAGATTCGCGCGGCCGTGCGCGCGAATCCGCGGATCGGACGCGAGTGGTCGACAGTCAATCCGGTGGTGTTCGAATGCAATGACGGCTACCTGAACGACATTCAGGCGCTGGCCGTCACTGCACAGCATTTCGACGACGCTTATGCGGCCGCCAGCGCGAATGTCGCGAGCGGCTCGGTCGGCGCGGGCCGGGGCATGTCGTGCTTCGACCTGAAAGGCGGTATCGGCAACGCGTCGCGCGTGGCGAGCGCGGCAGGCCGCAGCTATACCGTCGGCGCACTCGTGCTGGCGAACTTCGGCCGCCTGCCGATGCTGACCATCGACGGCACGCCGCTCGGCCGCGTGCTCGCGGAACGCGCGGCCAAAGCCGAAGCCACGGCATTGTCAGCCACGCCGGCGACGAAACCCGAGCAAGGCTCGATCATCATGATCGTCGCCACCGACGCGCCGCTCGACGCACGCCAGCTCAAGCGCCTCTCGTTGCGCGCGGCAGCGGGTCTCGCGCGCACCGGCTCGGTGTACGGCCACGGCAGCGGCGATATCGCGCTGGCGTTTTCAACGGCGCATACCGTGCCTCACGGGGCCGACTTCATGACGCCGCCACGGTTGCTTGCGGACGAGCGTCTGGATCCGCTCTTTCGCGCTTGCGCGGACAGCGTCGAGCAGGCGATTCTCGACGCCTTGTGGCGTGCCGCGTCCGTGACCGGGCGCGATGGCCATCGGCGGCTGTCGCTGCGTGACAGCGTTCCCGATCTTGCTCAACTACTCAAGCGCACTCCCTGA
- the gsiB gene encoding glutathione ABC transporter substrate-binding protein GsiB produces MNLLVPSSPFRLRALISGGAVVFAMLAGNAAHADTTAVMAVASTFTTLDPYDANDTLSQAVAKSFYQGLFGFDKDMKLVNVLADSYEASPDAKVYTFKLRHGVKFQDGTDFNAAAVKANFDRVTDPANKLKRYNMFNRIEKTEVVDPYTVKITLKAPFSAFVNVLAHPSAVMISPDALKKYGKDIAFHPVGTGPFELVKWDPAGDLTVKKFAGYWKKGYPKVDAIDWKPVVDNNTRAALMRTGEADFAFQVPFEQAAQLQTSPKVDLIASPSIIQRYISLNVNQKPFDNPKVREALNYAVNKDALTKVVFAGYATPADGVVPQGVDYAVKQGPWPYDPAKARELLKEAGYPNGFETTLWSAYNYSTAQKVIQFVQQQLAQVGIKAQVEALEAGQRVAKVESAQDAATAPVRMYYAGWSSSTGEADWAITPLLASVSFPPKMVNTAYYKNDTVDSDLKQALETTDRAKKAELYTDAQKRIWTDAPWIFLVKEKVVYARSKRLSGAYVAPDGSFNFDEIAIK; encoded by the coding sequence ATGAACCTGCTGGTCCCGTCTTCTCCGTTTCGTTTGCGCGCGCTGATCAGCGGCGGCGCGGTGGTGTTCGCGATGCTCGCGGGCAATGCGGCGCACGCCGACACCACGGCCGTGATGGCCGTCGCCTCGACCTTCACGACGCTCGATCCGTACGATGCCAACGACACGCTCTCGCAAGCTGTCGCGAAGTCGTTCTATCAGGGACTCTTCGGCTTCGACAAGGACATGAAGCTGGTCAACGTGCTGGCCGATAGCTACGAAGCGAGCCCGGATGCGAAGGTCTACACGTTCAAACTGCGCCACGGCGTGAAGTTCCAGGACGGCACCGACTTCAACGCCGCCGCCGTGAAAGCGAACTTCGACCGCGTGACCGATCCGGCGAACAAGCTCAAGCGCTACAACATGTTCAACCGCATCGAGAAGACCGAAGTGGTCGATCCGTACACGGTGAAGATCACGCTGAAGGCGCCGTTCTCGGCGTTCGTGAACGTGCTCGCGCATCCGTCGGCGGTGATGATTTCGCCGGACGCGCTGAAGAAGTACGGCAAGGACATCGCGTTCCATCCGGTCGGCACGGGTCCGTTCGAACTGGTGAAGTGGGACCCGGCGGGCGACCTGACGGTGAAGAAGTTCGCCGGCTACTGGAAGAAGGGCTATCCGAAGGTCGACGCGATCGACTGGAAGCCGGTGGTCGACAACAACACGCGCGCAGCGCTGATGCGTACCGGCGAAGCGGATTTCGCATTCCAGGTGCCGTTCGAACAGGCCGCGCAATTGCAAACGAGCCCGAAGGTCGATCTGATCGCGTCGCCGTCGATCATTCAGCGCTATATCAGCCTGAATGTGAACCAGAAGCCGTTCGACAATCCGAAGGTGCGTGAAGCACTGAACTATGCGGTCAACAAGGACGCGCTCACCAAGGTCGTGTTCGCCGGTTACGCGACGCCGGCCGACGGCGTGGTGCCGCAAGGCGTCGACTATGCGGTGAAGCAGGGCCCGTGGCCGTACGATCCGGCCAAGGCGCGTGAGCTGTTGAAGGAAGCGGGCTATCCGAACGGTTTCGAAACCACGCTGTGGTCCGCGTATAACTACTCGACCGCGCAGAAGGTGATCCAGTTCGTGCAGCAGCAACTCGCGCAGGTCGGCATCAAGGCGCAGGTCGAAGCGCTCGAAGCAGGTCAGCGCGTCGCCAAGGTGGAAAGCGCGCAGGACGCGGCGACCGCGCCGGTGCGCATGTACTACGCGGGCTGGTCGTCGTCGACGGGTGAAGCCGACTGGGCCATCACGCCGCTGCTCGCGTCCGTCTCGTTCCCGCCGAAGATGGTCAACACCGCTTACTACAAGAACGACACCGTCGACAGCGATCTGAAGCAGGCGCTCGAAACCACCGACCGCGCGAAGAAAGCCGAGCTCTACACCGACGCGCAAAAACGCATCTGGACCGACGCGCCGTGGATCTTCCTCGTCAAGGAGAAGGTGGTGTATGCGCGCAGCAAGCGTCTGTCGGGTGCTTACGTGGCGCCGGACGGTTCGTTCAACTTCGACGAAATCGCGATCAAGTGA
- a CDS encoding amino acid permease, which translates to MNSAQQQDGLKRGLKNRHIQLIALGGAIGTGLFLGSASVLQAAGPSMILGYAIGGIIAFMIMRQLGEMVAQEPVAGSFSHFAYKYWGDFPGFLSGWNYWVLYVLVSMAELTAVGTYVHYWWPGVPTWVSALVCFAGINAINLTNVKAYGETEFWFAIIKVVAVIGMIVFGGYLLISGHGGPQASIANLWSHGGFFPHGFHGLFMMLAVIMFSFGGLELIGITAAEADEPQKSIPKAVNQVIYRILIFYICSLTVLLSLYPWNEVAAGGSPFVMIFSQIGSTLTANVLNVVVLTAALSVYNSGVYANSRMLYGLAEQGNAPRALMKVDRRGVPYMAIGLSALATFTCVIVNYLIPAEALGLLMALVVAALVLNWALISLTHLKSRKAMVAAGETLVFKSFWFPVSNWICLAFMALILVILAMTPGLSVSVWLVPAWLMVMWAGYVFKRRRAAVHGGAGIVGR; encoded by the coding sequence TTGAATAGTGCACAGCAGCAAGACGGCCTGAAGCGGGGGCTCAAGAATCGCCACATCCAGCTGATCGCGCTGGGCGGCGCGATCGGCACCGGCTTGTTTCTCGGCTCCGCCAGCGTGTTGCAGGCTGCCGGCCCGTCGATGATTCTCGGCTACGCGATCGGCGGCATCATCGCTTTCATGATCATGCGGCAGTTGGGCGAAATGGTGGCGCAGGAACCCGTGGCCGGTTCGTTCAGCCACTTTGCCTACAAGTATTGGGGCGATTTTCCGGGCTTTCTGTCCGGCTGGAATTACTGGGTGCTGTATGTGCTCGTGAGCATGGCCGAGCTGACCGCCGTCGGCACTTACGTTCACTACTGGTGGCCGGGCGTGCCGACCTGGGTGTCGGCGCTGGTCTGCTTCGCCGGCATCAACGCGATCAATCTCACCAACGTCAAAGCCTACGGGGAAACCGAGTTCTGGTTCGCGATCATCAAGGTCGTGGCGGTGATCGGCATGATCGTGTTCGGCGGCTATCTGCTGATCAGCGGACACGGCGGCCCGCAAGCGTCGATCGCCAACCTCTGGAGCCACGGTGGCTTTTTCCCGCATGGGTTTCATGGCCTCTTCATGATGCTCGCGGTCATCATGTTCTCATTCGGCGGGTTGGAGTTGATCGGCATTACGGCGGCGGAAGCCGACGAGCCGCAGAAGAGCATTCCGAAGGCCGTGAATCAGGTGATCTACCGGATTCTGATTTTCTACATCTGTTCGCTGACGGTGCTGCTGTCGTTGTACCCGTGGAACGAGGTGGCGGCCGGTGGCAGTCCGTTCGTGATGATCTTCTCGCAGATCGGTTCGACGCTGACCGCGAACGTCCTCAACGTGGTGGTGTTGACTGCGGCGCTGTCGGTGTACAACAGCGGCGTCTATGCGAATAGCCGCATGCTCTATGGTCTCGCGGAGCAGGGCAATGCGCCGCGCGCGCTGATGAAGGTCGACCGGCGCGGCGTGCCGTATATGGCGATCGGTTTGTCGGCGCTCGCCACGTTCACGTGCGTGATCGTCAACTATCTGATTCCCGCCGAAGCGCTCGGTTTGCTGATGGCGCTGGTGGTGGCGGCGCTGGTGCTCAACTGGGCGCTGATCAGCCTGACGCATCTCAAATCGCGTAAGGCGATGGTCGCGGCCGGCGAGACGCTCGTGTTCAAGTCGTTCTGGTTCCCGGTCAGCAACTGGATCTGCCTCGCGTTCATGGCGTTGATCCTCGTAATTCTCGCGATGACGCCGGGTCTTTCCGTCTCCGTGTGGCTGGTGCCGGCGTGGCTCATGGTGATGTGGGCCGGGTATGTGTTCAAGCGCCGGCGCGCCGCGGTACACGGCGGCGCGGGAATCGTGGGGCGATAA
- the gsiD gene encoding glutathione ABC transporter permease GsiD: protein MSTTATEPNAASTVKAERAIRTPWSEFWRKFRKQHVALAAGIFVLLLIAVAIIAPHIVPYDPENFFDYDALNAGPSAAHWFGVDSLGRDIFSRILAGSRISLEAGFLSVAIGAVIGTFFGLLAGYYEGWWDRITMRVADVLFAFPGILLAIGVVAILGNGMINVICAVAIFSIPAFARLVRGNTLMLKQLTYIEAARSIGASDWTIIVRHILPGTISSVVVYFTMRIGTSIITAASLSFLGLGAQPPTPEWGAMLNEARADMVTAPHIALFPSLAIFLTVLAFNLLGDGLRDALDPKLDRP from the coding sequence ATGAGCACGACCGCCACCGAGCCGAATGCGGCCAGCACCGTCAAAGCCGAACGCGCGATCCGCACGCCGTGGAGCGAGTTCTGGCGCAAATTCCGTAAGCAGCATGTAGCGCTTGCCGCCGGCATCTTCGTGCTGCTGTTGATCGCGGTCGCAATCATTGCGCCGCATATCGTGCCGTACGATCCGGAGAATTTCTTCGATTACGACGCGTTGAACGCGGGGCCGTCCGCGGCGCACTGGTTCGGCGTGGACTCGTTGGGCCGCGATATTTTCAGCCGCATTCTGGCGGGTTCGCGCATTTCGCTCGAAGCGGGTTTTCTGTCCGTTGCGATCGGTGCGGTGATCGGCACGTTCTTCGGCCTGCTGGCCGGCTACTATGAAGGCTGGTGGGATCGCATCACGATGCGCGTCGCCGACGTGCTGTTCGCGTTTCCCGGCATTCTGCTCGCCATCGGCGTGGTGGCGATTCTCGGCAACGGCATGATCAACGTGATCTGCGCGGTCGCGATCTTCAGCATTCCGGCGTTCGCGCGGCTCGTGCGCGGCAATACGCTGATGCTCAAGCAACTCACGTATATCGAAGCGGCGCGCAGCATCGGCGCGTCGGATTGGACGATCATCGTGCGGCACATTTTGCCGGGGACGATTTCTTCGGTGGTGGTGTACTTCACGATGCGTATCGGCACCTCGATCATCACGGCGGCCAGCCTGTCGTTTCTCGGCCTCGGCGCACAACCGCCGACACCCGAGTGGGGCGCGATGCTCAATGAAGCGCGCGCCGACATGGTGACGGCGCCGCATATCGCGCTGTTTCCGAGTCTGGCGATTTTCCTGACCGTGCTGGCGTTCAACCTGCTCGGCGACGGTCTGCGCGACGCGCTCGATCCGAAGCTCGACCGGCCATGA